From Anaerohalosphaera lusitana, one genomic window encodes:
- a CDS encoding porin: MRHYLVLFLVVFGLVLTPASFAEQDQENDTNVEIVEPKEYGEQTPVEKSWDEQLIPLQFGKVKVGGAFRFNYYNKDWNDDTEGDVDLDTLRVNFDLVDADPWIGSAEYRWYIPQNRGGTGQSYSFIHHAWLGYEFTDEEQIQAGVQQVPFGILPYASHNWFFQLPYYVGLEDDYDLGFKYIKNDGDWNMQLAYYPMDEGQGRGYSKDSARYSYDVVESDSLNSANEERHQFNGRVAYTAQHGPDAVSELGFSGQYSAIKNNDTDQYGEHYALGLHLDGQYGPWDAKLEAIRYDYNLDNPAGVSEDIVVMGAYDAPYNVAATGTMLVAGIQKTIPVNWGEIEEINVYNDYSVLFKDDSDFENSYQNVIGMSFALNRFFVYVDFAMGKRHPWLTGGWTNSLADGSGADGGDWQTRFNVNVGYYF; the protein is encoded by the coding sequence GTGAGACATTATCTGGTTTTGTTTCTTGTTGTGTTTGGTTTGGTTCTGACTCCAGCATCGTTTGCTGAGCAGGATCAGGAAAATGACACGAATGTTGAGATCGTCGAGCCGAAGGAGTACGGTGAACAGACTCCTGTCGAGAAGAGCTGGGACGAACAGTTGATCCCGCTGCAGTTCGGCAAGGTCAAGGTCGGCGGTGCTTTCCGGTTCAACTACTACAACAAGGACTGGAACGATGACACTGAAGGCGATGTTGATCTTGATACGTTGCGTGTTAACTTCGACCTGGTCGACGCTGATCCGTGGATCGGTTCTGCTGAGTACAGGTGGTACATTCCTCAGAATCGGGGTGGTACAGGTCAATCTTACAGCTTCATCCATCACGCATGGCTGGGTTATGAGTTCACCGACGAAGAGCAGATCCAGGCCGGTGTACAACAGGTGCCGTTCGGTATTCTGCCGTATGCATCGCACAACTGGTTCTTCCAACTGCCTTACTATGTAGGTCTGGAAGATGATTATGATCTTGGTTTCAAGTACATCAAGAACGACGGCGACTGGAACATGCAGCTTGCGTACTATCCGATGGATGAGGGTCAGGGACGCGGTTACAGCAAGGACAGTGCAAGGTATTCCTATGATGTAGTTGAATCGGATTCTCTGAATTCAGCCAATGAAGAACGTCATCAGTTCAACGGTCGTGTGGCATACACTGCTCAGCACGGTCCGGACGCTGTAAGTGAGCTCGGTTTCTCGGGTCAGTATTCGGCCATCAAGAATAACGATACCGATCAGTACGGCGAACACTATGCTCTTGGGCTGCACCTTGACGGTCAGTATGGTCCGTGGGATGCGAAGCTGGAAGCTATCCGGTATGACTATAACCTTGACAATCCCGCAGGTGTGTCGGAAGATATAGTTGTTATGGGTGCGTATGACGCTCCTTATAACGTTGCGGCAACGGGAACGATGCTGGTTGCCGGTATCCAGAAGACTATCCCGGTTAACTGGGGTGAGATCGAGGAGATCAATGTTTACAACGACTACTCGGTACTGTTCAAGGACGACAGCGACTTTGAGAATTCGTACCAGAATGTAATCGGTATGTCTTTCGCGTTGAACAGGTTCTTTGTATATGTCGACTTTGCTATGGGTAAGAGGCATCCATGGCTGACTGGCGGCTGGACGAACAGTCTTGCTGACGGTTCCGGTGCTGACGGCGGCGACTGGCAGACACGGTTCAACGTTAATGTTGGGTACTACTTCTAA
- a CDS encoding quaternary amine ABC transporter ATP-binding protein, which produces MSLLRIEKLAKIFGSHPKSALPYVEEGLNREDVREKTGQTIGIADVSFEVEKGEILVVMGLSGSGKSTLVRCVNRLIEPTSGRVYIGDDEITSMNRKQLLDIRRRKLGMVFQHFALLPHRTVLENSEYGLEIMGVEKSQRTNKAMEALEMVGLKGWENQLPRQLSGGMQQRVGLARALAVDPEIILMDEALSALDPLIRTDMQNELIDLQRKLGKTILFITHDLSEAVNMGDRIVLMKDGKVVQIGSAEEILTNPASRYVERFVEDLEKSKVLRAETIMRPIHEVAHTGDGPRTVLHKMREVGVSTLFVTDVHGVLQGIVRAEKASECAKAGDKDPAHMHDSDVKSVGLDANLQDVLGMMVENREPVAVVDDDKKLKGVIVIGHLLGALSEEGNQS; this is translated from the coding sequence ATGTCATTATTGAGAATAGAAAAATTAGCGAAGATATTCGGCTCGCATCCAAAATCCGCATTGCCATACGTTGAAGAAGGTCTCAACCGTGAGGATGTACGTGAGAAGACGGGGCAGACTATCGGGATCGCGGATGTCAGTTTCGAGGTGGAGAAGGGCGAGATCCTCGTTGTGATGGGGCTTTCTGGAAGTGGTAAGTCGACGCTGGTAAGGTGCGTTAACAGGTTGATAGAACCTACGAGCGGGCGGGTCTATATCGGCGACGACGAGATCACTTCAATGAATCGCAAGCAACTGCTCGATATTCGCCGGCGGAAGCTGGGGATGGTATTTCAGCATTTTGCGTTGCTGCCTCACCGTACGGTACTGGAGAACAGTGAGTACGGTCTTGAGATCATGGGCGTTGAGAAGTCCCAGCGTACTAACAAGGCGATGGAGGCTTTGGAGATGGTCGGGCTGAAGGGATGGGAGAACCAGCTTCCGAGACAGCTTTCGGGTGGTATGCAGCAGAGAGTTGGGCTTGCGAGAGCTCTGGCGGTCGATCCTGAGATCATTCTGATGGACGAAGCGCTGAGTGCGCTTGACCCGCTGATCAGGACGGATATGCAGAATGAGCTGATCGATCTGCAGAGGAAGCTTGGCAAGACGATATTGTTTATTACGCACGATCTGAGTGAAGCGGTTAATATGGGTGACCGTATTGTGCTGATGAAGGACGGCAAGGTCGTACAGATCGGATCGGCGGAAGAGATATTGACGAATCCTGCTTCGCGTTATGTCGAGCGGTTCGTTGAGGACCTTGAGAAGTCGAAGGTGTTGCGGGCCGAGACGATAATGCGGCCTATACATGAGGTTGCGCATACCGGTGACGGTCCTCGGACGGTGCTTCACAAGATGCGTGAAGTCGGTGTTTCTACGTTATTCGTTACGGATGTGCACGGTGTATTGCAGGGGATCGTTCGTGCGGAAAAGGCGAGCGAATGTGCGAAAGCCGGAGATAAGGACCCAGCGCATATGCATGATTCGGATGTCAAGTCAGTTGGTCTCGATGCGAATCTGCAGGATGTGCTTGGGATGATGGTCGAGAATCGCGAGCCGGTAGCAGTGGTGGACGATGACAAGAAGCTCAAGGGAGTTATTGTGATCGGTCATCTGCTGGGCGCGTTGTCTGAGGAAGGCAATCAGAGCTAG
- a CDS encoding metallophosphoesterase, whose amino-acid sequence MFFRLVFMLFAGGILLVFWAEISLLVRAWLKRGKGGWQSLVNRYAVLVHVVFLVTAGCLVWGYWVEPYWLDVSEVRVKAGELADSSLRVVHFSDLHCDPVERCEEELVAAVNAADADIVVFTGDMLNPAAGDVGHAEAEELFRRTMGAIEAKAGKFAVSGNWEWRNDAEGLLEGTGFVLLDGERQMIEKDGAEVCVTGLGYGDRPGSVEVAEGAYNILLYHTPDLVESVEGFDLYLCGHTHGGQVALPWYGALITFSEFGKKYEAGRYEVGGMDVYVSRGIGMEGGGAPRVRFCARPEVTVFEIGGGV is encoded by the coding sequence ATGTTTTTCAGGCTGGTTTTTATGTTGTTTGCGGGCGGGATACTGTTGGTGTTCTGGGCGGAGATTTCTCTGCTGGTGCGGGCGTGGCTGAAGCGGGGCAAAGGTGGATGGCAGAGTCTGGTGAACAGGTATGCGGTTCTGGTGCATGTCGTTTTTCTTGTTACGGCGGGGTGCCTGGTGTGGGGTTACTGGGTGGAGCCTTACTGGCTGGATGTGAGTGAGGTGCGGGTGAAGGCTGGGGAGCTTGCGGACAGTTCGCTGCGGGTGGTGCATTTTTCGGATCTGCACTGTGATCCGGTAGAGCGGTGCGAGGAGGAGCTGGTGGCGGCGGTGAACGCGGCGGATGCGGATATCGTGGTTTTTACGGGGGATATGCTGAATCCGGCGGCGGGGGATGTCGGGCATGCGGAAGCGGAGGAGTTGTTTCGGCGGACGATGGGTGCGATAGAGGCGAAGGCGGGCAAGTTTGCGGTGAGCGGGAACTGGGAATGGCGGAACGATGCGGAGGGGCTGCTGGAGGGGACCGGGTTTGTGCTGCTGGACGGGGAGAGGCAGATGATCGAGAAGGACGGGGCGGAGGTTTGTGTGACGGGGCTCGGGTACGGGGATCGGCCGGGCAGTGTTGAGGTGGCGGAGGGTGCGTACAATATTTTGCTGTATCATACGCCTGACCTGGTGGAGAGCGTGGAGGGGTTCGATCTGTATCTGTGCGGGCATACGCATGGGGGGCAGGTTGCGCTGCCGTGGTATGGGGCGTTGATCACGTTTTCGGAGTTCGGCAAGAAGTACGAGGCGGGGCGGTATGAGGTGGGGGGAATGGATGTTTATGTCAGCCGTGGGATCGGTATGGAGGGCGGTGGTGCGCCGCGTGTGCGGTTCTGTGCGAGGCCGGAGGTGACGGTTTTTGAGATTGGCGGCGGCGTTTAA
- a CDS encoding ABC transporter permease: MTDFQIPRFPLGDYIDNGLEWLNRAISQETSATADFVNSLVMSIVDFLTFFPPVVLMLLITALAFWIKRSVKFSIFTFLGLYLLYNFNLWEPTMQTLALVVISTLVAISLGMPLGVLAALSKHAKSAIWPVLDFMQTLPPFVYLIPAIPFFGLGYTSAMFSTVIFAMPPAIRMTTLGIEQVPSELSEAADSFGSTRMQKLIKLQLPLAAPSIRAGINQTILLSLSMVVIAAMIGAKGLGGRVWEAIQRLEPGKGFEAGIGIVIVAIILDRLVGHVKKKQAA; this comes from the coding sequence ATGACAGATTTTCAAATACCGAGATTTCCATTAGGCGATTATATCGACAATGGTTTGGAGTGGCTGAACAGGGCGATCTCGCAGGAGACGTCTGCGACGGCTGACTTTGTAAATTCGCTGGTCATGAGCATCGTGGATTTTCTGACGTTTTTTCCGCCGGTCGTGCTGATGCTGCTTATAACCGCGTTGGCTTTCTGGATCAAACGCAGTGTGAAGTTTTCGATATTTACGTTTTTGGGGCTTTACCTGCTGTATAATTTCAACCTGTGGGAGCCGACGATGCAGACACTGGCGCTGGTAGTGATATCGACGCTTGTGGCGATATCGCTTGGTATGCCGTTGGGCGTTTTGGCAGCATTGTCTAAGCATGCCAAGAGCGCGATCTGGCCGGTGCTGGACTTTATGCAGACGCTGCCGCCGTTCGTTTATCTTATACCGGCGATACCGTTTTTCGGTCTTGGTTATACATCGGCGATGTTCTCGACGGTTATCTTTGCGATGCCACCTGCGATCAGGATGACGACGCTTGGTATCGAGCAGGTTCCTTCTGAACTCAGCGAGGCGGCGGATTCGTTCGGCTCTACTCGGATGCAGAAGCTTATCAAGCTGCAGTTGCCGTTGGCGGCGCCTTCTATCCGAGCGGGTATCAATCAGACTATTCTGCTTTCACTGTCGATGGTTGTTATTGCGGCGATGATTGGTGCAAAAGGACTTGGCGGCCGAGTGTGGGAAGCTATTCAGCGACTGGAGCCCGGTAAGGGATTTGAGGCCGGCATTGGTATTGTGATCGTAGCGATCATACTTGACAGGCTTGTAGGTCATGTTAAGAAAAAACAAGCAGCATAA
- a CDS encoding DUF2752 domain-containing protein, whose translation MRIRKRFVKWWYWGVLGVCAGLVAAGVLFEVDDVGTHFAGWKWGVHCMLDGAGGGECFWCGMSRGFAAMVKGRFSEGVEHGVAGVTLFGLVLWQGGYSVAGLWRWPRRMRKKLRTVNVVLSVAAGAVIIWGWWAG comes from the coding sequence GTGCGGATTCGTAAGCGATTTGTGAAGTGGTGGTACTGGGGAGTGCTTGGGGTGTGCGCGGGGCTGGTGGCGGCTGGGGTGTTATTTGAGGTGGATGATGTAGGGACGCATTTTGCTGGGTGGAAGTGGGGTGTGCACTGCATGCTGGACGGTGCGGGAGGGGGCGAGTGTTTCTGGTGCGGTATGTCGCGAGGATTTGCTGCGATGGTGAAGGGGAGATTCAGCGAGGGTGTCGAGCATGGGGTCGCGGGGGTGACGCTGTTCGGGCTGGTATTGTGGCAGGGTGGTTATTCGGTGGCTGGGTTGTGGCGGTGGCCCAGGAGGATGCGTAAGAAGTTGCGGACGGTTAATGTGGTGTTGAGTGTCGCTGCTGGTGCGGTGATCATTTGGGGCTGGTGGGCTGGATGA
- a CDS encoding leucine-rich repeat domain-containing protein, translating into MRRLLVFAVILVVSGAVFAVEQEAEDVRSIVEGIENAELREQLLEELEENPESDLSSIGLDGLNDLGGLEELANIETLGLAKSQEVDMSPVSELPSLGCLMLFDCTKILWNSDSLNTSCEVLVISKSDLKEIDFVSKLPNLKMISIRDSSVNDLSSIKALKGLRILSLKNFKGQKNLAFIGEMTSLKGLTIKGVEALKFPSFSKLRHLEWLDIADANSVDVRTINSRNTLRELYLKNDHISNISFLKRLPNIEIAHLDDNPIKDFRPLSALKKLKNVSLSNTGFSDFKVLGGMSELETVYAEGNGIASLDDAEELIGIKSLRLRNNKLKSLAGIKVLSSLTSLDVRDNRLSSIEEVAHLKKLGALCLSGNKIKSIAPVAELSELWFLQLDSKLPNMEEAQQVIGELRERNPDLYVWWD; encoded by the coding sequence ATGAGACGTTTATTGGTATTTGCTGTTATTTTGGTGGTTAGCGGGGCTGTGTTTGCGGTGGAGCAGGAGGCGGAGGATGTGCGATCGATCGTGGAGGGGATCGAGAATGCTGAGCTGCGGGAGCAGTTGCTGGAGGAGCTAGAGGAGAATCCGGAATCGGATTTAAGCAGTATCGGGCTTGACGGGTTAAATGATCTTGGCGGATTAGAGGAGTTGGCCAATATCGAAACGTTAGGTCTGGCGAAAAGCCAAGAAGTTGATATGAGCCCGGTCTCAGAGTTACCAAGTCTGGGGTGTTTAATGCTTTTTGATTGCACAAAGATTCTATGGAATTCAGATTCTTTAAACACAAGCTGTGAAGTCCTTGTGATTTCGAAATCCGATCTGAAAGAAATTGATTTCGTGAGCAAGCTGCCAAACCTTAAAATGATTTCTATCAGGGATTCAAGTGTCAACGATTTGTCTTCGATCAAAGCGTTGAAAGGACTCCGTATCCTTAGTTTAAAAAATTTTAAGGGCCAGAAAAACCTGGCATTTATAGGGGAGATGACTTCACTAAAGGGGCTTACAATTAAAGGAGTTGAGGCGCTAAAGTTCCCGAGTTTCTCAAAATTGCGACATCTTGAATGGCTTGATATTGCTGATGCCAATTCAGTTGACGTTAGAACAATCAACAGCAGAAATACTTTAAGAGAACTGTATTTGAAAAATGATCATATATCGAACATCTCATTTCTAAAGAGACTGCCGAACATTGAAATTGCGCACTTGGATGACAATCCAATCAAAGATTTTCGACCGTTATCTGCTCTGAAGAAGCTCAAAAACGTGTCTCTCAGCAATACTGGGTTCTCAGACTTCAAGGTACTTGGAGGAATGAGTGAGCTTGAGACTGTCTATGCTGAGGGGAATGGGATTGCGAGTCTGGACGATGCGGAAGAACTTATAGGGATCAAGAGTCTGCGTTTACGAAACAATAAGCTTAAGAGCTTGGCGGGAATAAAAGTGCTTAGCTCGCTTACAAGTTTGGATGTGAGAGATAATCGATTATCGAGCATTGAAGAAGTCGCTCATTTGAAGAAGCTGGGGGCGTTGTGTTTAAGTGGGAATAAAATCAAGAGCATTGCCCCTGTTGCGGAATTGAGCGAGCTATGGTTTTTGCAGTTGGATAGTAAATTACCCAATATGGAAGAGGCTCAGCAGGTTATTGGAGAATTGCGTGAGAGGAATCCGGATTTGTATGTCTGGTGGGATTAG
- a CDS encoding DUF4139 domain-containing protein has product MKHTATLFITILLTTAMLAPAAEPQTTTGQITDVTVYHGQALVTRTLDLELPTGTSEVVVDDLPNHILPDSIYALSDNGTKVISIRYRNQPVEEDTRQEIKELEERIEQVNNEITEANRQKMIGQDMNVFYKGLWGLSVDGTDADLEHGLIKANEIEKLTMHLEDRYVEWHNQMTEMMFRINELNQQLDFLKRQRDELNAGSSKTKRQAVLYLQSPSKTQANVTVNYLVNGANWIPSYNLRAVPDESTARIEYNAVVNQTSGENWNNVAVELSTAQPTMTATPPTLQPMEITLSARTGRTNQPPTKFGLPAMPGMKHDQSAVSNLRSLNSARQRASQGGVKAQQQLEKLAMGNQMLEFSMAADEVKAFKKAIAETPLVEGISVTYKLPGRMTLPSRSDQQIVTIAASDVPAEFTLVATPLLTDYVYLQGELTNSSDIIFLPGKASIFRNGEFAGTGDMPLVTVGEKFTTGFGADSQVQAVRLLEDKITRIQGGNQIDTYTYKITIKNYKDTETSLRLLDRLPYTEDKSIRIELTDAKPKLAEKKPEKGILTWNLTLPPDTTADNATTVSYTYTMEYDKSMRINTK; this is encoded by the coding sequence GTGAAACACACCGCAACCCTCTTCATCACCATCCTGCTCACCACAGCCATGCTCGCACCAGCCGCCGAACCCCAGACCACCACAGGCCAAATAACCGACGTCACCGTCTACCACGGCCAGGCACTCGTCACCCGTACACTCGACCTCGAACTGCCCACCGGCACATCGGAAGTCGTCGTCGATGATCTGCCCAACCACATCCTCCCCGACAGCATCTACGCACTCTCCGACAACGGCACAAAGGTCATCAGCATCCGATACCGCAACCAGCCAGTCGAAGAGGACACCCGCCAGGAGATCAAGGAGCTCGAAGAAAGGATCGAGCAGGTCAATAACGAGATCACCGAAGCCAACCGCCAGAAAATGATCGGCCAGGACATGAACGTCTTCTACAAAGGTCTCTGGGGCCTCTCCGTCGACGGCACCGACGCCGATCTCGAACATGGGTTGATCAAAGCGAATGAAATAGAAAAACTGACCATGCACCTCGAGGACCGCTACGTCGAATGGCACAACCAGATGACCGAAATGATGTTCCGCATAAACGAACTCAACCAACAGCTCGACTTCCTCAAACGCCAACGCGACGAACTCAACGCCGGAAGCTCAAAAACAAAACGTCAGGCCGTCCTCTACCTCCAGTCACCCAGCAAAACCCAGGCAAATGTAACCGTCAACTACCTCGTCAACGGCGCCAACTGGATCCCCAGCTACAACCTCCGCGCCGTCCCCGACGAATCCACGGCCCGCATCGAATACAACGCCGTCGTCAACCAGACCTCCGGAGAGAACTGGAACAACGTCGCCGTCGAACTCTCCACCGCCCAGCCGACAATGACCGCAACCCCGCCGACTCTACAGCCGATGGAAATAACGCTTAGTGCCCGCACTGGTCGAACCAACCAGCCCCCGACGAAGTTTGGTCTCCCCGCCATGCCCGGCATGAAACATGATCAATCAGCCGTATCCAACCTCCGCAGCTTGAACTCCGCACGCCAACGTGCCTCGCAGGGCGGCGTAAAGGCCCAGCAGCAGCTCGAAAAGCTCGCCATGGGCAATCAGATGCTTGAATTCAGCATGGCTGCTGACGAAGTCAAAGCCTTCAAAAAAGCGATCGCCGAGACCCCGCTCGTCGAAGGCATTTCAGTCACTTACAAACTCCCCGGCCGAATGACCCTGCCAAGCCGTTCCGACCAGCAGATAGTAACCATCGCAGCATCAGACGTCCCAGCAGAATTCACACTCGTCGCGACCCCGCTGCTCACCGACTACGTCTACCTGCAAGGTGAACTCACCAACAGCTCAGACATCATCTTCCTGCCCGGCAAAGCCTCAATCTTCCGCAACGGCGAATTCGCGGGCACAGGCGACATGCCCCTCGTCACCGTCGGCGAAAAATTCACCACCGGCTTCGGCGCAGACTCACAGGTCCAGGCCGTACGCCTGCTCGAAGACAAAATCACACGCATCCAGGGCGGCAACCAGATCGACACCTACACATACAAAATAACCATCAAAAACTACAAAGACACCGAAACCAGCCTCCGCCTGCTCGATCGCCTGCCCTACACCGAAGACAAATCCATCCGCATCGAACTGACCGACGCTAAACCAAAACTCGCCGAGAAGAAACCAGAAAAAGGAATCCTCACCTGGAACCTCACCCTGCCGCCCGACACCACCGCCGACAATGCCACAACCGTCTCATACACCTACACCATGGAATACGACAAATCAATGCGAATAAACACGAAATAG
- a CDS encoding DUF4186 domain-containing protein has product MPAWQPPNLDALFARLASSKFRSRFRLKNRELAYLQQKGLPTIMEHARDFITTRIAPADPPNDGKQTPFRNHPVFIAQHATATCCRSCLQKHHNIPKHTPITPTQQTHILNTIQQWLKKQIEFN; this is encoded by the coding sequence ATCCCCGCATGGCAGCCCCCAAACCTCGACGCACTCTTCGCCCGCCTAGCAAGCTCAAAATTCCGCTCCCGCTTCCGCCTCAAGAACCGCGAACTCGCCTACCTCCAGCAAAAGGGCCTGCCAACCATCATGGAACACGCCCGCGACTTCATCACCACCCGCATCGCACCCGCCGACCCGCCCAACGACGGCAAACAAACCCCCTTCCGCAATCACCCCGTCTTCATAGCCCAACACGCCACCGCCACCTGCTGCCGCTCCTGCCTCCAAAAACACCACAACATCCCAAAACACACCCCAATAACCCCAACCCAGCAAACCCACATCCTAAACACCATCCAACAATGGCTAAAAAAACAAATCGAATTTAATTAG
- a CDS encoding glycine betaine ABC transporter substrate-binding protein, giving the protein MTGTQEGDQKKDTPTVELVYVEWSSEVASTNVVRAVLQEVMGYETEITPVSAAAMWESVGTGDMDGLVAAWLPTTHSHYLENNKDTVVDLGANLVGTKIGLVVPDYAPAQSIEDLKLYADQFDRKIIGIDPGAGIMSKTETAMEEYSLDEYELVEGSGATMTGALANAIANEESIVVTGWTPHWKFTRWDLRYLQDPKNVYGGAEEIHTIVRKGLKDEMPKVEMFLDQFKWEPADMQELMNWNKQESKPYENAKKWIKENPEMVLEWVQGTGFEDQVDEKLAAIDASDAVQLEQDEATEQDADAETTE; this is encoded by the coding sequence ATGACAGGGACACAAGAGGGCGACCAGAAAAAGGACACGCCCACGGTAGAGCTGGTATATGTTGAATGGTCATCTGAAGTTGCCAGTACGAACGTTGTCAGGGCAGTTCTTCAGGAAGTTATGGGCTATGAGACAGAGATCACGCCTGTAAGTGCTGCGGCAATGTGGGAATCTGTCGGAACTGGTGACATGGACGGTCTGGTGGCTGCATGGCTGCCGACGACTCACTCGCATTATCTGGAAAACAACAAGGACACGGTGGTCGACTTGGGTGCAAACCTGGTCGGTACTAAAATCGGTCTTGTCGTTCCGGACTATGCGCCAGCACAGTCGATCGAAGACCTGAAGCTGTATGCCGATCAGTTCGACAGAAAGATCATCGGTATCGATCCCGGTGCCGGAATCATGTCTAAGACCGAGACGGCGATGGAAGAGTACAGCCTTGACGAGTACGAGCTTGTCGAGGGAAGCGGTGCTACTATGACCGGTGCTCTGGCGAACGCTATCGCGAACGAGGAATCAATCGTGGTTACCGGCTGGACGCCTCACTGGAAGTTCACCCGCTGGGATCTGCGTTATCTGCAGGACCCGAAGAATGTTTACGGTGGTGCGGAAGAGATCCACACTATCGTTCGTAAGGGTCTGAAAGATGAGATGCCTAAGGTTGAAATGTTCCTGGACCAGTTCAAGTGGGAACCTGCTGACATGCAGGAGCTGATGAACTGGAACAAGCAGGAATCGAAGCCTTACGAGAATGCGAAGAAGTGGATCAAAGAGAATCCTGAGATGGTTCTCGAATGGGTTCAGGGAACAGGTTTTGAGGATCAGGTCGATGAGAAGCTTGCGGCGATCGATGCTTCTGACGCTGTGCAACTGGAGCAGGACGAAGCGACTGAACAGGATGCGGATGCTGAGACTACTGAGTAG
- a CDS encoding DUF2905 domain-containing protein: MENFNPQQLGKLLLIIAAFIALLGLAMILLPRLGLFKLPGDIFIDRKNFKFYFPLATSIILSIILTAIFWLINHFSK; this comes from the coding sequence ATGGAAAATTTCAACCCACAACAACTCGGCAAGCTCCTCCTGATCATCGCCGCCTTCATCGCCCTGCTGGGCCTGGCCATGATCCTCCTGCCCCGCCTCGGCCTGTTCAAACTCCCCGGCGACATCTTCATCGATCGCAAAAACTTCAAGTTCTACTTCCCCCTCGCAACCTCAATAATCCTCTCCATCATCCTCACAGCCATCTTCTGGCTCATAAACCACTTCTCAAAATGA